The following proteins are co-located in the Manihot esculenta cultivar AM560-2 chromosome 9, M.esculenta_v8, whole genome shotgun sequence genome:
- the LOC110623472 gene encoding cytokinin dehydrogenase 6 — protein MPPKPFAFKLSTHHLPFHNLFSTSPFKNPSEKNIIHDPPFPSLPFLSLSLSPTLCVRALLLRQKMGSPPSAFCKQKAIVFLRFFMILFLCSIPEKPDLCSTSSFFNSTALSNKSLPNILSLEKLNLDGYFSFDNIEHATKDFGNRYHTHPAAVLYPKSVSDIASTINYIFNMGSTSAITVAARGHGHSLQGQAQAHQGIVINMESLQVPEMQIQVGEKPYVDVSGGQLWINVLHETLKYGLAPKSWTDYLHLTIGGTLSNAGISGQAFRHGPQINNVYQLEVVTGKGEVITCSEQQNADLFYGVLGGLGQFGIITRARISLERAPQKVKWMRILYSEFSRFSNDQEHLMSKNSFDYIEGFVIINRTGLLNNWRSAFSPKDPLQASQFISDGKTLYCMEIAKYFNSEESDLVNQKIENLLSELSYIPSTLFMSEVSYVEFLDRVHVSEIKLRAKGLWEVPHPWLNLLIPKSKISEFALEVFGNILTDSSNGPILMYPVNKAKWNNQTSLITPGEDIFYLVAFLSSAVPSSTGKDGLQHILIHNQKVLDFCSKSNLGVKQYLPHYGTQEEWRAHFGPQWEVFVQRKSTYDPFAILAPGQRIFKRR, from the exons ATGCCGCCTAAACCCTTTGCCTTTAAATTGTCTACTCATCACCTTCCATTCCATAACCTCTTCTCAACCTCTCCTTTTAAGAATCCCTCGGAGAAGAATATTATACACGATCctcccttcccttcccttccctttctctctctctctctctctcccacccTCTGTGTGCGCGCGCTCCTGTTGAGGCAAAAAATGGGGTCGCCACCTTCTGCTTTTTGCAAACAAAAGGCCATTGTATTCCTCAGATTTTTCATGATCTTGTTCTTGTGCTCTATACCTGAGAAACCCGACCTTTGTTCTACCAGCTCCTTTTTCAACTCTACTGCTCTATCTAATAAGAGCTTACCCAACATCCTTTCACTGGAAAAACTGAATCTAGATGGTTACTTCAGCTTTGATAATATTGAACATGCAACTAAAGACTTTGGCAACAGATACCATACCCATCCAGCAGCAGTCCTGTATCCAAAGTCAGTTTCTGATATTGCCTCCACGATAAACTATATTTTCAATATGGGCTCTACTTCAGCGATAACAGTTGCAGCCAGAGGCCATGGTCACTCCCTTCAAGGTCAAGCACAAGCTCATCAAGGGATAGTAATCAACATGGAATCACTTCAGGTTCCAGAGATGCAGATTCAGGTGGGAGAGAAACCTTATGTGGATGTATCAGGGGGCCAGTTGTGGATTAACGTTCTGCATGAAACTCTTAAATATGGACTTGCACCGAAATCTTGGACAGATTACCTTCATCTCACCATAGGGGGGACATTATCAAATGCAGGAATTAGTGGACAGGCATTCCGACATGGACCTCAGATCAACAATGTTTACCAGCTGGAGGTTGTCACAG GCAAGGGAGAAGTAATTACCTGTTCAGAGCAGCAGAATGCAGATCTCTTCTATGGTGTTCTTGGAGGACTAGGGCAATTTGGCATAATCACTAGGGCCAGAATTTCTCTTGAACGAGCACCTCAGAAG GTGAAATGGATGAGAATATTGTATTCCGAGTTCTCCAGATTCTCCAATGACCAAGAACATTTAATGTCTAAGAATTCTTTTGACTATATTGAAGGATTTGTAATAATAAATAGAACAGGTCTCCTCAACAACTGGAGGTCCGCCTTTAGTCCCAAAGACCCACTTCAAGCCAGCCAATTCATTTCAGATGGAAAAACCCTTTATTGTATGGAAATTGCTAAATACTTCAATTCAGAGGAGTCTGACCTTGTGAACCAG AAAATTGAGAACTTGCTGTCAGAACTAAGTTATATTCCATCAACACTTTTCATGTCAGAAGTTTCTTATGTGGAATTCCTGGATAGAGTACATGTGTCAGAAATAAAGCTCCGAGCAAAAGGTTTATGGGAAGTTCCACACCCATGGCTGAATCTTCTAATCCCCAAAAGCAAAATTTCCGAGTTTGCTCTAGAGGTCTTCGGCAACATTCTTACAGACAGTAGTAATGGTCCCATCCTCATGTACCCAGTCAACAAGGCCAA GTGGAACAATCAAACATCTTTAATAACCCCAGGAGAAGATATTTTCTATCTAGTGGCATTCCTATCTTCAGCAGTACCATCTTCCACAGGCAAGGATGGGTTGCAGCACATTTTAATCCACAACCAAAAAGTTCTTGATTTCTGTTCTAAGTCCAATCTTGGAGTTAAGCAATATTTGCCTCATTATGGCACACAAGAAGAATGGCGAGCTCACTTTGGCCCTCAGTGGGAAGTTTTTGTACAGAGGAAATCAACTTATGACCCTTTTGCAATACTAGCTCCTGGTCAAAGAATTTTTAAAAGGCGATAG
- the LOC110623473 gene encoding uncharacterized protein LOC110623473 isoform X2 produces MKEATESHHTDTKEVAGPVPSSPGDRKRINMVEGKDEKIVSQNVPVDGATSGEVNMEASITTDDVIRAGGFGARDDISSFLPVASDSTDFEATIRDARNYEEPQGEICRHGLGWKEPADGK; encoded by the coding sequence ATGAAGGAAGCAACGGAGTCCCACCATACTGACACAAAGGAAGTTGCAGGACCAGTTCCTAGTTCTCCAGGAGATCGCAAACGCATTAACATGGTTGAGGGGAAGGATGAGAAAATAGTTTCCCAAAATGTACCTGTTGATGGGGCCACATCTGGGGAAGTAAATATGGAGGCTTCCATAACTACTGATGATGTCATACGGGCTGGAGGTTTTGGAGCTAGAGATGATATAAGTAGCTTTCTTCCTGTTGCAAGTGATTCAACAGACTTTGAAGCAACTATTCGTGATGCCAGAAACTATGAAGAGCCACAGGGAGAAATATGCAGACATGGTCTTGGCTGGAAGGAACCAGCAGATGGAAAATAA
- the LOC110623473 gene encoding uncharacterized protein LOC110623473 isoform X1 codes for MENKSGEVSHDAYDNSKMKEATESHHTDTKEVAGPVPSSPGDRKRINMVEGKDEKIVSQNVPVDGATSGEVNMEASITTDDVIRAGGFGARDDISSFLPVASDSTDFEATIRDARNYEEPQGEICRHGLGWKEPADGK; via the coding sequence ATGCATATGATAACAGCAAAATGAAGGAAGCAACGGAGTCCCACCATACTGACACAAAGGAAGTTGCAGGACCAGTTCCTAGTTCTCCAGGAGATCGCAAACGCATTAACATGGTTGAGGGGAAGGATGAGAAAATAGTTTCCCAAAATGTACCTGTTGATGGGGCCACATCTGGGGAAGTAAATATGGAGGCTTCCATAACTACTGATGATGTCATACGGGCTGGAGGTTTTGGAGCTAGAGATGATATAAGTAGCTTTCTTCCTGTTGCAAGTGATTCAACAGACTTTGAAGCAACTATTCGTGATGCCAGAAACTATGAAGAGCCACAGGGAGAAATATGCAGACATGGTCTTGGCTGGAAGGAACCAGCAGATGGAAAATAA